ATCAACTCGACCTCGTCGGCGATCTTGCGCGCGGCCTCGGTCGCACGCTGGTGGAATTCCTCGATGTAGGGTGCGGAGCAGTAGAGCGTGGTAACAATCGAGAGTTTCATCAGGCAGCCTTTGTCTTCGGCGGATCGCTGGCCGCGTGCGTGGAGCGACCAGCCGGGGACTTAGCGCACCGGACACGTTGTGGCTGCAGGGGAAGAATGTTGCTATGCAAAAAGGAGCGTGTCTTTCCGCAGCCTTGAAGCCGCCTTCCAATGCACATCAGATTTTCATCGATCCACAATTGTTCTAAACCCACCAAGGACATACGACAGGCGGCTACCATGCGCAATTGACCGAATGAATCAACCTCGGCGGGACACGTAATAAACATGCACGGCTATTGAACCATTGTCGCAAAGGGAGGGACATAATATGAGAAAGGCCCCGTCCATCGGTCAGTCTTGCATCCCGTCTTCATTTATTTCCCGAAATTTGGTTGTTTGCGTATCTGTTTGATTCGATGGGCATTCAAGCGATACGGCATTCGTTTCAGCTGGAAAGAACTTTCAGCCAACAAGGAGGGTTCGTTATGCGGCGTTTAGCGTTTCTGGCATTGATCATTGGTCTATTCCTGCCGTTCCTCGCATCAGCTCCGGCCTATGCTCAGGCATCACGAACCTGGGTATCGGGAGTGGGCGATGATGCTAATCCCTGTAGCCGGACGGCTCCCTGCAAGACGTTCGCTGGCGCGATCTCAAAGACCGCGGCGTTCGGCGAGATCAACTGTCTGGATCCAGCGGGCTATGGTGCGGTGACGATTACCAAATCCATTACCCTAAATTGCAGCTCTACGATTGGATCTGTCCTGGTAGCGGGTACGAATGGTATCGTCATTAGCGCGGCGACGACCGACAAGGTGGTTCTCCGCAACATCCAGCTTCAGGGGCTCGCGGGTTCGGCTTCGCCAGGTCTCAACGGTGTGCGCATCCTGAGTGCGGCGTCGGTATCTATCGAAGATTGCGTCATCACCCAATTCTCGCAATCCGGAATCAGTGATGCGCGAACGGCTGGCAACACACAACTCTATATCCGCAACAGCATCATCAGCAACAATACTGGAACTGGGATAGCTCTCGTCGCGACGGGTCCAAACAGGGCCGTTGTGAACGGAGGTCATGTTGTCGGCAACCTGTTCGGCATCGCGGCCGCCAATGGTAACAGCGCTATGGTCACACGTTCGGCATTTTCCGGCAACACTACTGGTGTAGAAGCCGACTCGGGTGGCGCCGTCAGCATCGACAGCAGTTCGATTTCAGGGAATGGCACCGGCGTTCAGTCGACCAGCAACATCCGTTTGTCGAACTCCGACGTCACATTCAACACCACGGGCTTCAATGGAGCGGCCATCACCTACGGCAACAACCGGACTCTAGGCAACACATCGCTTGGAACCACGCCCACGGCTGCCGGCGGTGCTGTCAGCAATCTGGGTGAACAATAAATCCTGCTTGCTTGCGGACAGCTCTCATAGCGCGAAGAGGACAAATCCCGGGGCCTTGCCCCGGGATCTTCGTGATCAAACGACCCTGACGTCAGGGCCCACTTTTTTGGCGGACGAAACGCGGCGCTTCGGGACCGGCGTTAAAGAGTATGTCGAGCACGCTGACGGCATGCTCAAACTGGCCATGGAGCTGCGGATACTCTTGATATCGTTCGTAGCTCATCCATTCAGTGGCGATACCGGCGGTCGCGAGCAGCGACTCGTCGAGATAAGCGCGTGCAGATGGGCCGCTAAGATAGCGGTCTGCGCCCGCAGCAGCCGCAATTGCGAGAAGTCGTGCGGTCTTGGTCCCCTCTGCGGGATAGTCTATATCCCTTACTATACGGGTTCGCATCCCAAGCAGCGCGGCGATTTCTCTTGTGAACAATTCGTTGATGTCAGTGAGAAGCATCTTCTTGTCGGCGCGCTCGTACCAGCCTTGCACGAGGGGTGCCAGGGTCTCGAAGAAAGGTGCGCGACGGTAGGCCAGTTCCAGCGCGCGCCAGTGCTTCTCGGCCCAAGGCTTCTCAATCTCGACCTCGTCAATAGCCTGGTCAAAGCGCCCCTTCGTGACGACGGGTATCGTCAGCCACTCCAGCCCGTTAGCGGTTTTGATCCGGTTTCGATTGTGCCAGTGCCGCTTGACGAATTGCATGCGATCGAAGATGACGTATTCGTCGCACTGTCCGATGAGGTCAAAAAATCCCTTCCATGGGATGTAGCAGGATTGGATGATCGAAACTAGCACTTGCCATTCCTGTCAAGAATTCCCCGGGCGTCGAGGAGCAGGCCTATCTAACTCTTTCCAGCCGTGTGTAAAAGGGCATTAGCGTTCCGGACCTTTGCTTGATAGCGGCGGGAGGTGAACATGTTATTTGGCCGCACCTGCGCAGCTGGCGTTCACCACGGACCATAATTCCCCTTTTGTCTTGATCTGCGTCCGAAGCGGCGTCCCAAGATGTTCGTTGCAATACCTGTTCAACAGCGATTGCTGCTCGGGGGCAGCAATCAGAGGAATGCCCGCCTCGGTTCGCAATCGCACGAGAAAGCCCCGGTGCGCCGCCTCGTCTTTAGTGGGGACAGAGAATGGTGCGAGCGTCAACACTCCCAGGGCGTATATTCGGGTCGAGCGGACATCGTCCACGCGCGTGAACACGGGAAACACTACTTCATATGGCAGCGCGTCGCCCCAAACGAACGTAGATTCCGGGGAGCTGAGTTTTTGAAAGCGGGCGAGAGCGATGGCTCGGTCGTTTGCAGCGGCCTCTCCGATGAGATGCCACGCGTTCAAGACGGCACCGGCAAGCAGGGCTGCGGTCAGGGCGAGGTCCCTCCATCGCGGCAACTGCGGTTGCATGGAGACGGCGGCAATGATCAGCAGTCCGAGCAGGGGGAAGCAGACGCGAGGTGGCGGAGGTCGTCCGACCGACGCAAATGCAAAGATGGCGGCCAAGAAGAGGGCCCAGACGGCGAACAGGCGGAGCCGCAGCAGGATCATCAGCAGCACGATACCGACATATGTAAGCGTCAGGAGTAAAGGGCTCTGCGGTACCGCAATAAGGACAGCGAGACTGGAGGCGAGGTTTCTCTCAACGATCGTCCGCGCCGGAATTTCGCGGACCAGCGAGAGCAACAGCTCCGGATTGGAGAGCTGGGGGTCGACGAAGAACCAATCGCTGATGAGCCGAACGTCGTTCCTGGATAAGCCATGACGCTGCATGAGATCCGGACGTTCCAGGATGAATGTGGCGACGCCAAAATCCGTCAGCGGGGCGCGCGCCAGGTTCTGCTGCCGGAAGGCCTGCCATTCGGGCGACGAATAGGCACGCACGTCAGCGATGGTTGCGCCAGCCATGCAAATCAAGAGCACGGCCGTTGCGAGGTGAGCCAACTGTGAGTTAGCCAACTTTCGCCACGGAAACAGGGGGAGAGCTACAGCAAAGACCAGAGCCAATTCAAGGTCTCGGATGAGATATGCGAAGAATGCCAGGCAACACGCTGCGACGAGATCGTAAACCGATCGGCGGCGACAAAAAGCCTGCAGGCCGAGCGCGGCTGCAATACCTAGCAATCCAGCTGTCTCGGTGAACTGCGGAATAAGGATGGGGCGCGTGAAGACGATGGTCAGGACCAAGGTGGCGACCATCGGCCTGACACCCAGGCGCAGTAAGAAATAGACGGTCGCGGCACCAGCTAAGGCCAGTGATAGCAATGTCGCGATGGAGTAGCCGAGTATGCCGTCGACCGAGGGAAGGCTGCGGACGATAATGCCCCACAGTACGTTGGAAAAGAACAGGCGAGCCGAGCCGTGATCGGCAATGCCATACCCGTGAGCGACCATCGACATCGCGACATCGTCGTTGGTTTCCCATTTTGGATCGAAAGTTGCACATAGCAGGATCGTCCAGCCGACAGCGATTGTCGCGGCCATCAGGAGGTCGCGGCTCGGCGAGCGGTCGCGCATTCCCGGGGTGGTCGGTAGCAGGACTGAAAAACTCATCTTCATTGGTCGGAGGAACTGTCGGCCTGCCGGTTATACCCACCGCGGCCGATCGGCAAGCCAATCTTCCACGCCTATCATCAGCGGGCATAATGGAACGAGAAAGTAATGGCAATCGCCGCACCATGTTGGATTGTTGCACCGAGCTTTAAGCATTGGCGAGCGAGACCTCAGGCAAGGCAGGCGTATGGATTTCATCGCCGCTCGATAATAGTGTGTCTCCAGCATAATCGACGGGACGATGGACGATGAGCACGAACGGCCGCAATCAAGGCCTTAGCAAGAAGTTGTGGCTCCGACGCCGGCTCGTGGCAGCTAGCCTCGTGACTCTCGTGGCCGCAAGCGGCACTCTTGCCCGGGCCCAATCGCTCGGCCAAGGCATGTCCGCCTACCAGCGCCAGGATTTTGTGACGGCGTCCCGCATCTTCATTCCGCTTGCGGAGCGCGGCAACGCCTCTGCGCAGACCTATCTCGGTTTCCTGTTCGAGACCGGTCGCGGCGTGCCGCAGAACTACACGGAAGCTGCGATGTGGTACCGCCGAGCGGCAGAGCAGGGCGACAGCCGCGCGCAATATTCGCTCGGCCTGCTTTATGATCGCGGTCAGGGCGTGCCGCGGGACATTGTCGAAGCCTCCAAATGGCTGAACCTGTCGACCGCGGCCTCGCCGCCGCGGGTGCGCGAGTCCCGGGCCCGGATCCGCGACGCCGTCACCACCAAGATGACGCGCGGACAGATCGCCCAGGCCCGTCTGCGGGCGCTGGAATGGGCGCCAAGCCGCGAGCGCTGATGGCGTCAGGCCGGGGCCCCGGCAAACAAACGAAAACAACCCCATGCACGGTGGAAGTCGGCGGCCGCGATTTGCGCGGTCGTAGCGATTCAGCCTCCGTGCCCCGGGCGTTAACCGGGCCAGCCGCCCAGCCAGTTCAGATACCAGGTCTCGGCCAGCCAGCCGATCCAGATCGATGGCGCGAGGAACAGCCCGAACGGCAGGAACGCTGTCCCGCGCAGCGGCTTTCCTTGCCATGCAGCATTGGCGACATAGGCACCGATCGCGAGCAGCGCGGCAAACTCGATCACCGCCGCCACCGCCGCAAGATCCAGCCAGGCGCCGCAGACGGCCGCGAGCTTGACGTCGCCGAGCCCGAGCCCGTCGCGGCCGCGCCAGCGCCGATAGGCCAGCATCAGGAGCAGCAGCGGGAGCGCCACGGCGAGGGCGCGCGCGACCGGCCAGAGCAGAGCCCGGGCGCCGACATCGGGCACCACGGTGGCAGCGCGGAGCAGCGCGAGTGCGAAGGCGGCACCTGTCAGCTCGTTGGGGATCAAATAGTGGCGGGCATCATGCGCAGCGATGGCGAGCATCAAGGCGGCGAGGAACGCGCCGTAGATGCCTTCCGCGGCGGGCGCCGTCACGAGGCTTGCGAACACCCCGACGATCAGCGCGCAGCTGAGGACCAGCGGGGCGCCGATCCCGTCCTGCGCATCGTCCTCGGTCACGCCGTCAGCGCGCCGCCCTGGGCGCGCTCACGGTGACCACGGGATTGCTGGTGCCGACCAGGCGGCCGTTCATCTTGCTGCGCATCTCCTCGGCGATGACATGTGCATCGACGCCATCCTTGATCACGGTCGGGCGGATGAACAGGATCAGCTCGGTACGGGCTCGGGCGTTGGTCTGATGCGAGAAGGCATCGCCTACGCCGGGAATGGAATCCAGGACGGGAATGCCTTGGCGCTGCTTGTTCTCGGTCTCGCTGATCAGGCCGGCGAGCAGCACCGTCTGCCCGCTGGCCACCGCAATCGAACTCTTGACACGACGCTGCGAGATCGTCGGCGTCAGCGAATTGGCGCTGCCGGCGGCCACGCTGGAGATTTCCTGCTCGATGTCGAGCACGACATTGCCGTTGGCGTTGGCGCGCGGCAGCACGCGCAGGATGATGCCGGTGTTCTTGTAGTCGATGGTATTGACGACAGTGTTGTTGGCGGTCAGCACGGTCGCGGTGCCCGTGGAGAACGGCACCTGGTCGCCGACCTGCAACGTCGCCGCCTGGTTGTCCAGCACCACCAATGACGGGTTCGACAGCACCTTGACGTCGGTGATGCCGTGCAACGCGTCGAGAATGACCCGCGGCGAGTTCTCGGAGCCGATCAGGAAGTTGAAGCCCGGCAGGACACGTCCGAGCAGCGCGCCGCCCGCGGCGTTGACGGCGTTTGACGCCGCTTGGACCGCACCGCTGCCGACGCTTGCGGCATTGCTGACACCGGAGATGGTGTTGGAGATCGAGCCCTTCTGGCTCGCCAGGAAGAACTGCACGCCGTAGTTCAACTGGTCGTTCAGCGTCACCTCGGCAATCGTCGCCTCGATCGCGATCTGGCGCTGCGGCCGGTCGATCTGGCGGATGGTCTGCTCGACGATGCGCTGCGCATCCTGATTGGCATAGACGAGAACGGCATTGTTGGTGACATCGGCGGTGATCCGGACATTCTGCAGGATGCTGGTGATGCCAGACTTCGAACCGCTTCCGCCCGGTGCACCGAGGCCGTTGTCCTGACCCTGCGCCGGTGTTGCCGACGCAGCCGGAGCGGGGCGGGTCCCGAGCGCGGATCCCGCAGGTCCGGTCACGGGCGTTGCCGCGCCGGCCGCGGCGGTCGGCATCGCGCTGAGTGCGGCGACCGGATTGCCGGACGAGGACGTCGAAAGGCCCGCGCCGGGCGCGACCTGGCTCGAGGCGCTGTCGAGCGAGGTGTTGCTCGTCGAGCTCTGGTTGAACAGCATATCGTTCAACATCGACACGACCAACTTCGAGTTGCCGTAGCGCAGCGGATAGGACTTCAGGTTCACACCGTCGGTGTCGGAACGGTCGAGCCGCGCGATCCAGGTCTGGGCGCGCTTCAGATATTCCGGCTTCTGGCTGACGACGAGGATCGCATTGAGCCGTGCGATCGCCTGCATCTTGATGACGTTCTGGCCCATCCCGCCTTCGCCGGAATCCATGATCTTCTCGATCTCGGAGATCACGGGCTCGGGCGCGGAATTCTGCACGGGGAAGACGCCGACGGATTGTCCGCGCATCCAGTCGGCGTCGAACGACAGAATAGTGTCAACCGCCGTCGCGCGATCGGTCCCGCTGCCCGATACGATCAGGGTGTTGCGCGAATTGTCGGCACGCATGGTCGAAGCCTTCACGCCGAAGGCGTCGAGCAGCTTGAAGATGTTTTGCGCCGAGGTGTAGCGCAGCGGCACGACAGTGATGCCCTGGCCGGCCTCGGTGCTCGCGGAGCGGTCGATGCCGCCGGGGCCGGCCTCCGGCGCCGGCAGCAGACGATAGCCGGTGCGGTCGCGCACCAGCGCGACGCCGGACATGCGCAGCGCGTTCTCCAGCACATAGACCGCGTCCGCCTTGGGGACCGGCCGCACCGAGGCGAGCGTCACGGTCCCCTGCACGCGGGGATCGATGGTGTAGCCGACGTTGAGAACGTCACCAAGGATGACCTTTGCGACGGTCGCCACGGGTGCGTTCTCGAAATTGAGGTCGTAGCCGCTGCCGCCGCCATCGTCGCGCTCGACCAGCGCGCCGCCTTGCGGCGTTGCACCATCGCTCAGATAAATCGCGGGCTTCGACGATTTCGGCTGGGAGATGCCGCTGCTTCCGGTATCCGCAAGTTGGCGCGGCTGGAGATCGATGCCCCGGATCTTGTCGACGAGGTCCTGGGCGCGCGGATCCTTTGGATCGGCTTCGATCGACTGATCGGCGGTGACGATGCATCCCGTGAGCAGGACGGCCGTCGACAACAGCAAAATCATTCCAGTCAACGCTGCGCGGCGGCGCAAAAGCGGTTGGACCACTTCAAACAAGGTACGCCTGCCAACTCTGGAAGTGACTGGAAACAGCATCCGATCCCCCTTGGTTCGGACGCGCAATAATTTGCGCCACGATTATGTTTTTGCTAAGAAATAAGTCAAGGGCAAAGGACCTCCCGTGCCCGTTGAAGCTGTTGCATTCAAGTAACAAGGTCAACGCTGTGAATGCGATGCGAGACCGTTCCGCCGACAGCTTCCGGCAGCATCTTCTTGAAAAATACTCAATGCCGCCGCGCGCCCATGTCCGTGTGGAAAAAACCGCCAATCCCGCGCTCGTACGTCCGTTGCGCGAGTTTTGGGAGGCCACCGATCTGTCGGCGGCCGAGTTCGCCGATGAGGTGTCGGATTATTTCGCCCTGCCGCGGCTGAGTCTTCCGCAACTACTGACGACGACGCCTCGCCTCGAAGGCTTTTCGCGTCGATTTCTCCGGGAATCGACCATTTTTCCATTCGGCGCGCCGGACGGCGGATTTCGTCTGGCGGTCGCCGATCCCTCCGATACGGCTGCCATTCGGGCTGCGGAAATCGTGTTCGGAACGGCGGTCGATGTCGTCGTGGCGTCATATGAGGACATTACCACGGTCCTCGATCAGCGAGCCGATGCCGACGATGCGAATGCAGACCAGGGCACCGGCCGCGCGGTGCAATCAGACGACGACATCGAGAGCCTGCGCGATCTCGCCAGCGGCGCGCCGGTGGTTCGCGCCCTCAACGATCTGCTGGAGCGCGCGGTCGACCTGCGCGCCAGCGACATTCACGTCGAGCCGTTCCGCGCCGGGCTGGTAGTGCGCATGCGCGTCGACGGTCTCCTGCGCGCGCTGTCGTCACCGCATGGCATCCCGCCACAGGCGCTGATCTCGCGCATCAAGATTCTCGCCAGCCTCAACATCGCGGAACGGCGC
This genomic interval from Bradyrhizobium guangzhouense contains the following:
- a CDS encoding prepilin peptidase; amino-acid sequence: MTEDDAQDGIGAPLVLSCALIVGVFASLVTAPAAEGIYGAFLAALMLAIAAHDARHYLIPNELTGAAFALALLRAATVVPDVGARALLWPVARALAVALPLLLLMLAYRRWRGRDGLGLGDVKLAAVCGAWLDLAAVAAVIEFAALLAIGAYVANAAWQGKPLRGTAFLPFGLFLAPSIWIGWLAETWYLNWLGGWPG
- a CDS encoding WbqC family protein; its protein translation is MLVSIIQSCYIPWKGFFDLIGQCDEYVIFDRMQFVKRHWHNRNRIKTANGLEWLTIPVVTKGRFDQAIDEVEIEKPWAEKHWRALELAYRRAPFFETLAPLVQGWYERADKKMLLTDINELFTREIAALLGMRTRIVRDIDYPAEGTKTARLLAIAAAAGADRYLSGPSARAYLDESLLATAGIATEWMSYERYQEYPQLHGQFEHAVSVLDILFNAGPEAPRFVRQKSGP
- the gspD gene encoding type II secretion system secretin GspD, translated to MLFPVTSRVGRRTLFEVVQPLLRRRAALTGMILLLSTAVLLTGCIVTADQSIEADPKDPRAQDLVDKIRGIDLQPRQLADTGSSGISQPKSSKPAIYLSDGATPQGGALVERDDGGGSGYDLNFENAPVATVAKVILGDVLNVGYTIDPRVQGTVTLASVRPVPKADAVYVLENALRMSGVALVRDRTGYRLLPAPEAGPGGIDRSASTEAGQGITVVPLRYTSAQNIFKLLDAFGVKASTMRADNSRNTLIVSGSGTDRATAVDTILSFDADWMRGQSVGVFPVQNSAPEPVISEIEKIMDSGEGGMGQNVIKMQAIARLNAILVVSQKPEYLKRAQTWIARLDRSDTDGVNLKSYPLRYGNSKLVVSMLNDMLFNQSSTSNTSLDSASSQVAPGAGLSTSSSGNPVAALSAMPTAAAGAATPVTGPAGSALGTRPAPAASATPAQGQDNGLGAPGGSGSKSGITSILQNVRITADVTNNAVLVYANQDAQRIVEQTIRQIDRPQRQIAIEATIAEVTLNDQLNYGVQFFLASQKGSISNTISGVSNAASVGSGAVQAASNAVNAAGGALLGRVLPGFNFLIGSENSPRVILDALHGITDVKVLSNPSLVVLDNQAATLQVGDQVPFSTGTATVLTANNTVVNTIDYKNTGIILRVLPRANANGNVVLDIEQEISSVAAGSANSLTPTISQRRVKSSIAVASGQTVLLAGLISETENKQRQGIPVLDSIPGVGDAFSHQTNARARTELILFIRPTVIKDGVDAHVIAEEMRSKMNGRLVGTSNPVVTVSAPRAAR
- a CDS encoding tetratricopeptide repeat protein, whose translation is MSAYQRQDFVTASRIFIPLAERGNASAQTYLGFLFETGRGVPQNYTEAAMWYRRAAEQGDSRAQYSLGLLYDRGQGVPRDIVEASKWLNLSTAASPPRVRESRARIRDAVTTKMTRGQIAQARLRALEWAPSRER
- a CDS encoding right-handed parallel beta-helix repeat-containing protein; the protein is MFAYLFDSMGIQAIRHSFQLERTFSQQGGFVMRRLAFLALIIGLFLPFLASAPAYAQASRTWVSGVGDDANPCSRTAPCKTFAGAISKTAAFGEINCLDPAGYGAVTITKSITLNCSSTIGSVLVAGTNGIVISAATTDKVVLRNIQLQGLAGSASPGLNGVRILSAASVSIEDCVITQFSQSGISDARTAGNTQLYIRNSIISNNTGTGIALVATGPNRAVVNGGHVVGNLFGIAAANGNSAMVTRSAFSGNTTGVEADSGGAVSIDSSSISGNGTGVQSTSNIRLSNSDVTFNTTGFNGAAITYGNNRTLGNTSLGTTPTAAGGAVSNLGEQ